The Myxococcales bacterium DNA window CGCCAACCGCGTCACCAACCGGCGCTGGGCGTTCTCGGCCCTGGGCGCCGCGGCGACCTGCACGCTCACGAACCGCGACACGGTCTACTGCGCGCTGCCGCTGCACCACCCGACCGGCATGCTCGTGGCCGCCGGCAGCGCGCTGGTCGGCGGCGCCCGCCTGGCGCTGGCGTCGCGGTTCGCGCCCGACGTGTTCTGGCAAGAGGTGCGGCGCTACGGCGTGAGCGTGGTGTTCTACGCTGGCGAGATGGCCCGAGCGCTGGTGCGCGCGCCGTTCACCGTCGGCGAGCGCAACCACCCGGTCCGACTGTTCGCGGGCTCGGGCATGCGACCCGATCTGTGGCGGCGCCTGACCGAGCGCTTCGGCGCGGTCGGCGTGCTCGAGTTCTACGCGTCGACCGAGGCCTCGGCGGTGCTGGCCAACGCCGCCGGCGACAAGATCGGCGCGGTCGGCCACCCGCTGCCCGGCAGCCCCGAGCTCGCGATCGCGGCGTACGACTTCGACGCCGACGATCTGGTGCGCGGCCCGCGCGGCCGGCTGGTGCGCGCGCCGATCGACGAGCCCGGCATGCTGGTGGCGCGGCTCGACTCGGCGCGCGGCATCGCCGACATCGCCCACATCGCCCCGACCCGGCTCATCCACGACGCGTTCGGCCCCGGCGACACCTGGTTCGTCACCGGCGATCTGCTGCGGATCGACGCCGACGGCGACTACTGGTTCGTCGATCGCCACGGCGACGTGATCCGCACCGCCAGCGGCCCGGTGCCCAGCCGCCAGATCGAGGACGCGCTCCACCAGCAGGACGCGGTGACCGCGTGCGTGGCGGTGGCGATCGCCGATCCGGCGACGCCGGACAAGGAGGTGCCGGCGGCCGCGTTCGCGCTCGAGCCGACCGCCACCCTCGATCTCGACGCGCTCGCCCGCGCGGTCGTGACCTTGCCGGCCCACGCCCGACCGACCCGCGTCCGCCGGGTCGGCAGCATCCCGCAGACCGACGGCTACCGCCCGCTCAAGCAGCCGCTGCGCGAGCTCGGCTTCGCCGACGGGCCCGACGTCTACGCCTGGGACCCGTCGACCAACGCGTTCCGCCCGACGGCCTGAGCGCCGCGCGCCACCTCGCGCGCCACCTCGCGCGCCACCTCGCGAAAGCTGCCGCGCGCGTCACGCTGGCATCACCGCGCGAAGCAGCCGCGCGAATCACCTCGCGTCACCGCGCGAATCAGCCGCACGCGTCACCCTGCCTCACCACGCGTCGCGTCGCGTCGCCGTGCGTCACGGCCCCGCGAATCGGCCGCGCGAATCGGCCGCGCGAATCGGCCGCGCGATTCGGCCGCGCGGATGAGCCCCGGCGTCGGGTCGATCGGCCGCAGGCGCGTCGCGCTTGACAGCGGCCGCGGCCAGGGCTAGAACCAACCAGACGGATAAACCATTTGGTTAACACCCATGACCGACGACAAGCTCGACACCAAGCAGAAGATCCTGGCGGCCGCCGAGGCCGAGTTCTTGGTCCACGGCCACGCCGGCTCGCGGATGCAAGCCATCGCCGACCGCGCCGAGATCAACAAGGCGATGCTGCACTACCACTTCCGCAGCAAGGACGAGCTGTTCGCGCAGGTGTTCCGGGACAAGGCCGGGCTCTTGTTCCCGAAGATCCAGGCCAGCTTCCGCGACCGCACCGACCTGATCGCGTTCACCTGCACGTTCGTCGACCTCTACGTCGCCCACCTGATCGAGCACCCGTTCCTGCCGTTCTACCTGCTGCAGGTGTCGGCCACCCACAGCGACCTGCTCAAGCAGGTCGCCCGCGACTTCCCGCAGCGCTTCGCGGCGGCGTTCCGGGCCGCGGCCCGGGCCGGGCAGGTGCGCGAGCACGACCCGATCCAGTTCATCACGTCGCTGATCGGGATGTGCGTGATGCCGTTCGTCGGCCGGCACCTGTTCAAGCACCTGTTCGAGCTCGACG harbors:
- a CDS encoding TetR/AcrR family transcriptional regulator; its protein translation is MTDDKLDTKQKILAAAEAEFLVHGHAGSRMQAIADRAEINKAMLHYHFRSKDELFAQVFRDKAGLLFPKIQASFRDRTDLIAFTCTFVDLYVAHLIEHPFLPFYLLQVSATHSDLLKQVARDFPQRFAAAFRAAARAGQVREHDPIQFITSLIGMCVMPFVGRHLFKHLFELDEPAYQAFLRRRADELKRYVVLLLTPGPGPTEER